In Gossypium arboreum isolate Shixiya-1 chromosome 5, ASM2569848v2, whole genome shotgun sequence, a single genomic region encodes these proteins:
- the LOC108452387 gene encoding transcription factor bHLH112-like, with product MAEEFHAGICGETWWDSSKAMFTGCSSPCSTGLAADMGSFGWSADMVDIKARSSCEESKDSLAFPLGAQQGDSDSCGSSILNDSTLQMMGFGLSSSTTSDWNQSLLRSNVRSESYNSVLQEGINSRLSCRKETGMDSSQIQKEWSPRSYTSPGEDSSITTFKPLNQDFSLEQQRLNSLTSSGNSRPTCQFPIGSVSYGYPSTLLQTLFDPDSQAQSQQLSLFNNNRSIDYMSATATYGANNATESSPSWPRPAPFVRPSLPKQQPSNLHFTNNAPLWNASATGVNDVKAGFSPSQLQPEFLLQTFEEKPNCPSLTKKTNTEEVRNLGSPVKKGLSSEPPLLKRPRIETPSPLPTFKVRKEKLGDRITALQQLVSPFGKTDTASVLHEAIEYIKFLHDQVNVLSTPYMKQAVPSTQQQSTESLKEPEGPKQDLRSLGLCLVPISSTFPVANETTVDFWTPTFGGTFR from the exons ATGGCAGAAGAATTTCATGCTGGGATTTGTGGAGAGACATGGTGGGATTCCTCGAAAGCAATGTTTACGGGGTGTTCTTCGCCGTGTTCTACGGGGCTAGCCGCTGACATGGGAAGCTTCGGATGGAGTGCTGATATGGTGGATATTAAGGCAAGGTCTTCTTGTGAGGAGTCTAAAGATAGCTTAGCTTTCCCGCTGGGGGCTCAGCAAGGTGATTCAGACAGTTGTGGCAGCAGTATTTTGAATGATTCTACCTTACAAATGATGGGTTTCGGCCTTTCATCATCTACAACATCCGATTGGAACCAATCTTTGCT TCGGAGTAATGTGAGAAGTGAAAGTTACAATTCAGTTCTTCAAGAAGGTATTAACTCTAGGCTGAGTTGCCGGAAAGAAACAGGCATGGATTCTTCCCAAATCCAAAAGGAATGGAGTCCAAGGAGCTATACAAGCCCCGGGGAAGATTCTTCCATCACTACTTTCAAGCCTCTCAATCAAGATTTCTCCTTGGAGCAGCAGAGATTGAATTCACTAACCAGCTCCGGTAACAGTAGACCAACCTGCCAGTTTCCGATAGGTTCAGTGTCATATGGGTACCCATCAACGCTGTTACAAACTTTGTTTGATCCTGACTCTCAAGCCCAATCCCAACAACTATCGCTTTTCAACAACAATCGGTCAATCGACTATATGTCGGCTACAGCTACTTATGGGGCAAATAACGCTACTGAATCATCACCTTCTTGGCCAAGACCAGCTCCTTTCGTAAGGCCATCATTGCCAAAACAGCAGCCCAGCAACTTGCACTTCACCAACAACGCACCCTTGTGGAACGCTTCCGCCACCGGTGTAAACGACGTCAAAGCCGGCTTTTCACCCTCGCAGCTGCAACCTGAGTTTCTTTTACAAACATTTGAAGAGAAACCTAATTGCCCCAGCCTAACGAAGAAG ACTAATACCGAAGAAGTCCGGAACTTGGGGTCACCGGTGAAGAAAGGATTAAGTAGTGAACCTCCATTATTGAAGAGGCCAAGAATTGAAACGCCATCGCCATTACCAACTTTTAAg GTTCGAAAAGAGAAGCTTGGGGACCGAATCACTGCGCTCCAGCAATTGGTTTCACCTTTTGGAAag ACTGATACCGCATCTGTTCTTCATGAAGCTATTGAATACATTAAGTTCCTCCATGATCAAGTTAAT GTTTTGAGTACTCCATATATGAAACAAGCAGTACCTTCCACACAACAACAG AGTACTGAAAGTTTGAAAGAGCCAGAAGGGCCAAAACAAGATCTAAGGAGCCTTGGGCTTTGTTTGGTGCCAATCTCCAGCACGTTCCCGGTTGCTAATGAGACCACAGTTGATTTTTGGACTCCAACGTTTGGTGGAACTTTCAGGTAG